A window of Drosophila subobscura isolate 14011-0131.10 chromosome E, UCBerk_Dsub_1.0, whole genome shotgun sequence contains these coding sequences:
- the LOC117892645 gene encoding uncharacterized protein LOC117892645 → MQQQQQQQQLQQVHILLLLLVWTGLSMAKAMDTWHRLPSLETFASYEDMQRYFDQRNLRSMRHIDNPTDDSYLAAFNQYNEQSGDRSQVHHSRTKREERRLPTAPRMLRFELADAVEPSDELKLFLRQHQARALKDTPTTESAPVPPASTTKAAKSQRPKRKPRRQRRSTINQQQQQPADFKAMMIPFQETDAREPDPYTAQLIREARILDLQSQATRTAQKLPPKHGFQVRIRKTKRTKRSAPGSSPQMFKFELTDAKAALPQSLLPQRSGKQLQPTPTLLTMETQPQRNNTTQSQSQGQAPTKATPPAEDNAIQNSESTAETKRMYVYKEAPQSNGHGKGKKSLGGLPHEVQKAISQLMKEGHGGKAYIKYLPAPKSEYEHYKIKPLSPLSGYGLKPSSYMKYMPGAVQTKLVEASPVPQPAQVPVQVHIQPVPVVEQLRYIHYKPSYAQVYAAQPPNMAQHPIVVQEAAAPQAEEVHHHTYTAELAAAPVPTQSIDVIVPQFRPSKPDPLQEEYQAQAQEPIYGRALEPYQYAIQHEPSPAASPLIKIEYHGPADSAKEHYKQLPEFQQLSTLIGKSPDDQIHGLTYLLAKEMQAKLQRQGKQLVMDRPQDSTAPVLFHPGQMQAPAPVPTLKTLAGLGVHQGRLIGMAKTKQYVPIIESGNNDVKEQLPAVPSSMAPKLPTPSSFMDYTPGHGLSHGYEGVRDEQRQQPVTTVEHVVHHPTITNYHQQHPQQQQQQQQHPEQHHYQAAHLAATSLPAELDAEKGANGLHFVSSQEDKSMQQYASKYAFGYRIRDFHTGNDFGHKQNRDFHGVTRGQYHILLPDGRIQNVIYHADDTGFHADVSFEGGTKH, encoded by the exons atgcaacaacagcagcagcagcagcagctgcagcaagtgCATATT ctactgctgctgcttgtgtggACAGGCCTGAGCATGGCCAAGGCCATGGACACCTGGCACCGCCTACCCTCCCTGGAAACCTTCGCCAGCTATGAG GACATGCAACGCTACTTTGACCAGCGGAATCTACGCAGCATGCGGCACATCGACAATCCCACTGACGACAGCTACCTGGCGGCCTTCAATCAGTACAACGAGCAGTCCGGGGATCGGTCGCAGGTCCATCACTCGCGCACCAAGCGGGAGGAGCGCAGGCTGCCCACCGCACCGCGAATGCTGCGCTTCGAGCTCGCCGACGCCGTCGAACCCAGCGACGAACTGAAGCTGTTCCTGCGGCAGCATCAGGCCAGGGCGCTCAAGGATACGCCCACCACAGAGAGTGCGCCAGTGCCGCCGGCCAGCACCACCAAAGCCGCCAAGAGCCAGCGCCCGAAGCGGAAGCCACGGCGCCAGCGACGCTCCACCAttaaccagcagcagcagcagccagcggacTTTAAGGCAATGATGATTCCATTCCAAGAGACCGATGCCCGAGAACCCGATCCCTACACGGCGCAGTTGATACGCGAGGCCAGGATCCTGGATCTGCAGAGTCAGGCCACCAGAACGGCCCAAAAGTTACCCCCGAAGCACGGCTTCCAGGTGCGCATACGCAAGACGAAGCGCACCAAGCGATCGGCTCCTGGCTCCTCGCCGCAGATGTTCAAATTCGAGCTGACCGACGCGAAGGCAGCTCTGCCCCAGTCCCTTCTTCCGCAACGCTCtgggaagcagctgcagcccacgcccacactcCTCACAATGGAAACCCAACCGCAGAGGAACAACACAactcagagtcagagtcagggACAGGCTCCCACGAAGGCCACTCCCCCTGCGGAGGACAATGCGATACAGAACAGCGAGTCGACGGCGGAGACCAAACGGATGTACGTGTACAAGGAGGCGCCACAGAGCAACGGCCATGGGAAGGGCAAGAAGTCGCTGGGCGGACTGCCCCACGAGGTGCAGAAGGCGATCAGCCAGCTCATGAAGGAGGGACACGGCGGCAAGGCGTACATCAAGTACCTGCCCGCCCCGAAGTCCGAGTACGAGCACTACAAGATAAAGCCCCTCTCCCCGCTCTCCGGCTACGGCCTCAAGCCCAGCTCCTACATGAAGTACATGCCGGGAGCAGTGCAGACGAAGCTGGTGGAAGCATCGCCAGTCCCACAGCCAGCCCAGGTTCCCGTCCAGGTGCACATCCAGCCGGTGCCGGTGGTCGAGCAGCTGCGGTACATCCACTACAAGCCAAGCTACGCCCAGGTCTACGCTGCCCAGCCCCCGAACATGGCCCAGCATCCGATTGTGGTGCAGGAGGCAGCCGCGCCGCAGGCCGAGGAGGTGCACCATCACACGTACACAGCGGAGCTGGCAGCTGCCCCTGTGCCGACCCAGTCGATAGACGTGATTGTGCCACAGTTTCGGCCCTCGAAGCCGGACCCACTGCAGGAGGAGTaccaggcgcaggcgcaggagcCCATCTATGGCAGGGCCCTGGAGCCGTACCAGTACGCGATCCAGCACGAGCCAAGTCCCGCGGCCTCGCCGCTGATCAAGATCGAGTACCATGGGCCGGCGGACAGCGCCAAGGAGCACTACAAGCAGCTGCCCGAGTTCCAGCAGCTGTCGACGCTCATCGGCAAGTCGCCCGACGACCAGATCCACGGACTCACCTACCTCCTGGCCAAGGAGATGCAGGCCAAGCTGCAGCGCCAGGGCAAGCAGCTGGTGATGGATCGCCCACAGGACAGCACGGCGCCCGTTCTCTTCCATCCCGGCCAGATGCAGGCCCCGGCTCCTGTGCCCACGCTCAAGACGCTGGCGGGTCTGGGCGTGCATCAGGGCCGACTGATTGGCATGGCCAAGACGAAGCAGTACGTGCCGATCATCGAGTCGGGCAACAACGATgtcaaggagcagctgcccgCCGTGCCCAGCAGCATGGCGCCCAAGCTGCCGACTCCCAGCTCCTTCATGGACTACACCCCGGGCCATGGACTGTCGCACGGCTACGAGGGCGTCAGGgacgagcagcggcagcagcccgTGACCACAGTGGAGCATGTGGTGCATCATCCAACCATCACGAActatcatcagcagcatccccagcagcagcagcagcagcagcagcatccggaGCAGCATCATTACCAGGCTGCACATCTGGCTGCCACCTCGCTTCCGGCTGAGCTGGATGCGGAAAAGGGTGCCAACGGGTTGCACTTTGTGAGCAGTCAGGAGGATAAGTCG